The following is a genomic window from Flavobacterium sp..
CAATTATCAAAAAGAATGAGTCATCGTGGTCCAGATGAAAGTGATATTCATGTAACGGAGAAAGGGCACATTTTGGCGCACGAGCGTTTGTCAATTGTCGATTTACATACAGGAAAACAACCGATTCAAGGAACCGATTCCGCTTGGATGGTGCATAATGGCGAAATATACAATCACAAAAAATTAAGAGAAACAACTTTAAAACATCATACATTTAGGACTACATCCGATTCAGAAGTTATAGTGCATTTGTATGAGGAGTTTGATTATGATTTCTGCGATATGTTAGACGGAATTTTCTCATTAGTCGTTATCGATGGAGATGATTATATAGTAGCTCGCGACCCGCTTGGAGTTAAACCTTTGTATTACGGAATGGATGAAAGAGGTCGTTTGTATTTTGCTTCAGAAATGAAAGCTATTACCGACCAATGTAAGTCGTTTTCAACTTTTCCTCCTGGACATTATTATACTGAAAAAACAGGTTTTGTAAAATATTATAAACCAGAATGGGAAGCGCATGAAACCGCAGTTGAAAAATTAGATTTACAAGCTTTGCAATCAAGTTTAACACAAGCGGTAGAAAAACGATTAATGTGCGATGTGCCTTTTGGAGTATTGCTTTCGGGTGGATTAGATTCATCGTTAATCGCATCAATAACGTCAAGATTGTTAGAAGGAACTGGACAAGAATTGCATTCGTTTTCTATCGGATTAGATGCTTCGGCACCCGATTTAATTGCTGCAAAAAAAGTAGCGGATTTCATTGGAACTACGCATCATGAAATTCATTTCACAGTCGAACAAGGAATCGAAATTTTAGATAAATTGATTTGGCATTTAGAAACGTATGATGTAACGTCAATTCGTGCTAGTACACCGATGTATTTCTTATCGAAAGCAATCAAGGAAAAAGGAATCAAAATGGTATTATCAGGTGAAGGAGCAGATGAAATTTTCGGAGGCTATTTGTATTTCCGAAATGCGCCATCCGTATTAGATTTCCAAAAAGAAACCATCGAACGCGTTCAAAAGCTATTTACTGCCGATTTACTTCGTGCCGATAAATCAACCATGGCGCACGGATTAGAAGCAAGAG
Proteins encoded in this region:
- the asnB gene encoding asparagine synthase B produces the protein MCGILAIIGKGKEETLVQQLSKRMSHRGPDESDIHVTEKGHILAHERLSIVDLHTGKQPIQGTDSAWMVHNGEIYNHKKLRETTLKHHTFRTTSDSEVIVHLYEEFDYDFCDMLDGIFSLVVIDGDDYIVARDPLGVKPLYYGMDERGRLYFASEMKAITDQCKSFSTFPPGHYYTEKTGFVKYYKPEWEAHETAVEKLDLQALQSSLTQAVEKRLMCDVPFGVLLSGGLDSSLIASITSRLLEGTGQELHSFSIGLDASAPDLIAAKKVADFIGTTHHEIHFTVEQGIEILDKLIWHLETYDVTSIRASTPMYFLSKAIKEKGIKMVLSGEGADEIFGGYLYFRNAPSVLDFQKETIERVQKLFTADLLRADKSTMAHGLEARVPFLDKAFLDLAIKIQPEEKMPKSYDGIEKYILRKAFDTPEKPFLPEEILWRQKEQFSDGVGYNWIDTLIEYCSSQVTDDEFEKAKQFFPYNTPVTKEAFYYRSIFHKHFPQESAAQTVRKWIPKWQENQDPSGRANAAHVKADVSISVELEKI